The Penicillium digitatum chromosome 6, complete sequence genome has a window encoding:
- a CDS encoding Glycosyl hydrolases 28 family protein — translation MQPNRCDLLGSVREPRAAASRMTRDGHQLLRDNGQPQQPCAAPMRSEDSWIDVSSPPSSSSFSSTATNEDIITTGLQVEYGEAGAYRRRTRRRCLQHLAAITTAQLDYASRDASQASSSQEEYEESESESDHVLSSSNEDVIRPKLPAALSARSAPLSSCSDAASSDDEDDTSTALGMGISPSPFVPQPNIFTHPPATSEPGWPARRLQPSVPSTSTRRATSRRESYNSPRSSQRTHFNHSPYNMVSPSHHADHDAALRASLSTLLSCAAAARGLPKNDNRLSPTPAAPPGGGQPASFRLYPESNPSIGAPTVAKVKRRSIFPKDRGAASKKSRRVSMTDSTMTVSPTIMTWVISAGVVVLFSAISFSAGYMIGREVGQAEVGMMGDGVPDPRPSAACGQEAVRGGLRKLRWGSAAAGSASLASM, via the exons CCTCAGCAACCCTGTGCAGCGCCCATGAGATCAGAAG ATTCCTGGATCGACGTGTCCTCGCCGCcgtcctcttcttccttctcctcTACTGCTACGAATGAAGATATAATCACCACTGGCTTACAGGTAGAGTATGGAGAAGCGGGCGCATATCGGCGTCGCACTCGGCGACGCTGTCTACAACATCTTGCTGCTATCACCACAGCCCAGTTGGACTATGCATCGCGGGATGCTAGCCAAGCCAGTAGCAGTCAAGAGGAATACGAGGAAAGTGAAAGCGAGTCTGATCACGTCCTCAGCAGCTCAAATGAAGATGTAATCCGCCCAAAGCTCCCGGCTGCATTATCTGCGCGCTCTGCACCGTTATCATCATGTTCAGACGCTGCCTCcagcgatgatgaagatgatacTTCTACTGCGCTAGGGATGGGAATCAGCCCATCTCCTTTCGTACCTCAACCAAATATATTCACACACCCACCAGCCACATCAGAACCTGGATGGCCTGCACGGCGTCTTCAACCCAGCGTCCCGTCAACCTCTACCCGCCGCGCAACCTCTCGAAGAGAATCTTACAATAGCCCAAGATCATCGCAGAGAACCCATTTTAACCACAGTCCTTACAATATGGTCTCACCTTCCCACCATGCCGACCACGATGCTGCCCTTCGCGCCAGCTTATCAACACTTCTTTCATGTGCAGCTGCCGCTAGAGGCCTCCCGAAGAACGACAATCGACTATCACCTACCCCAGCTGCTCCCCCTGGAGGTGGACAACCCGCTTCGTTCCGACTG TATCCAGAATCAAATCCATCCATAGGGGCACCAACTGTCGCCAAAGTAAAGCGCCGTTCAATTTTCCCTAAAGACCGCGGTGCTGCCTCGAAGAAGAGTCGCCGCGTGAGCATGACAGACTCGACCATGACTGTGAGCCCCACGATCATGACATGGGTCATCAGCGCCGGGGTTGTCGTTCTATTCTCCGCAATCAGCTTTTCAGCAGGATACATGATAGGCCGTGAGGTCGGGCAAGCTGAGGTTGGAATGATGGGAGATGGTGTTCCCGACCCTCGCCCCTCAGCAGCGTGTGGCCAGGAAGCGGTCCGCGGCGGACTCCGAAAACTGCGCTGGGGATCTGCGGCTGCGGGATCTGCTAGCCTTGCATCAATGTAA
- a CDS encoding Negative transcriptional regulator has translation MFFQSVHEEKDKEVLLHFIRQNPLGILITGMNSSQQDFLQCTHAPFVVDFPEETGKAEPYLRAHIAKQNPQVKTMMEVVDDKPPNVLELDNDVLVLFNGKHDHYVTPKFYVETKPETGKVVPTWNYSAVQAYGKMSLYYDSKTPETGAFLTKQLHDLSQHAETSIMGYTGGEKPQPWDVSEAPDSYIDLLKKNIVGIEIRITKLQGKFKMSQEQRVGDREGVIQGFARLGGETGNAISNLVKERGDLRDAKK, from the coding sequence ATGTTCTTTCAAAGCGTTCATGAGGAGAAAGACAAAGAGGTCTTGCTCCATTTCATCCGGCAAAACCCACTCGGGATTTTGATCACCGGTATGAACTCTTCCCAGCAAGATTTCCTACAATGCACCCATGCCCCATTTGTGGTGGATTTCCCCGAGGAAACCGGCAAGGCGGAACCCTATCTCCGCGCCCACATCGCCAAGCAGAATCCGCAAGTCAAGACGATGATGGAGGTCGTCGATGACAAGCCGCCGAACGTTCTTGAACTGGACAACGACGTCCTTGTGCTCTTCAATGGCAAGCACGACCATTACGTGACTCCGAAATTCTATGTCGAGACCAAGCCAGAAACAGGGAAGGTTGTGCCCACATGGAACTACTCCGCCGTCCAAGCGTATGGCAAGATGTCGCTATACTACGATTCCAAAACACCCGAGACCGGCGCATTCCTCACCAAGCAGCTGCATGATCTTTCGCAACATGCCGAGACGTCAATCATGGGGTACACTGGTGGCGAGAAACCGCAGCCGTGGGATGTGTCCGAGGCGCCTGACTCGTATATTGATCTCCTGAAGAAGAACATCGTTGGGATTGAGATTCGAATTACCAAGCTTCAGGGGAAGTTTAAGATGAGCCAGGAACAGCGAGTTGGGGATCGTGAGGGTGTCATCCAGGGTTTCGCAAGGTTGGGAGGTGAGACCGGCAATGCGATTTCGAATTTGGTTAAAGAGCGTGGTGACCTGCGTGATGCGAAGAAATGA